A window of the Loxodonta africana isolate mLoxAfr1 chromosome 3, mLoxAfr1.hap2, whole genome shotgun sequence genome harbors these coding sequences:
- the ENTREP3 gene encoding protein ENTREP3, producing MMPSPSDSSRSLTSRPSTRGLTHLRLHRPWLQALLTLGLAQVLLGILVVTFSMVASSITTTESIKRSCPSWAGFSLAFSGVVGIVSWKRPFTLVISFFSLLSVLCVMLSMAGSVLSCKNAQLARDFRDCSMEGKVCVCCPSVPLLRPCPESGQELKVAPNSTCDEARGALKNLLFSVCGLTVCAAIICTLSAIVCCIQIFSLDLVHTQLAPERSVSGPLGPLGCASSPPAPLLHTMLDLEEFVPPVPPPPYYPPEYTCSSETDAQSITYNGSMDSPVPLYPTDCPPSYETVMGLRGDSQATLFDPQLHDGSCICERVASIVDVSMDSGSLVLSAIGDLPGGSSPSEDSCLLELQGSVRSVDYVLFRSIQRSRAGYCLSLDCGLRGPFEESPLPRRPPRAARSYSCSAPEAPPPLLGAPTAARSCHRLEGWPPWVGPCFPELRRRVPRGGSRPAAAAPTRASTRRFSDSSGSLTPPGHRPPHPAPPRPLLLPRSHSDPGITTSSNTADFRDLYTKVLQEEAASVSSADTGQGCGWSLEGGRRGPLPALSTPTFHPLILFLSAGLCSEACLFRLAPCPSPKLLRARSAEKRRPVPTFQKVPLPSGPAPAHSLGDLKGSWPGRGLVTRFLQISRKSPDTLGSGTHGHKQVPLRPWGQPGRESLHLRSCGDLSSGSSLRRLLSARRLERGTRPHSLSLNGGSRETGL from the exons ATGATGCCCTCGCCTAGTGACTCTAGCCGTTCGCTAACCAGCCGGCCCAGCACCCGGGGCCTTACCCACCTCCGCCTTCACCGGCCCTGGCTGCAGGCCCTGCTCACGCTGGGTCTGGCCCAGGTGCTACTGGGCATCCTGGTGGTCACCTTCAGTATGGTGGCCTCCTCCATCACCACCACTGAGAGCATCAAGAGGTCCTGCCcgtcttgggctgggttctcg CTGGCGTTCTCCGGGGTGGTTGGCATTGTGTCTTGGAAGCGACCATTTACTCTAGTG ATctccttcttctctctgctttcGGTGCTCTGTGTCATGCTCAGTATGGCTGGCTCTGTTCTCTCCTGTAAGAATGCTCAGCTGGCCCGAGACTTCCGAGACTGTTCCATG GAAGGAAAAGTCTGTGTGTGCTGCCCATCTGTTCCTCTCCTCCGGCCCTGTCCAGAGTCTGGACAGGAACTGAAAGTTGCCCCTAACTCCACCTGTGATGAAGCCCGAGGGGCCCTCAAG AACCTGCTCTTCAGTGTCTGTGGGCTCACCGTCTGTGCTGCCATCATCTGTACCCTCTCTGCTATTGTCTGCTGTATCCAAATCTTCTCTCTGGACCTTGTACACACG CAGCTGGCCCCTGAGCGCTCAGTCTCTGGGCCCCTGGGGCCTCTGGGCTGTGCATCCTCACCCCCAGCCCCTCTTCTACACACCATGCTGGACTTGGAGGAATTTGTACCCCCTGTGCCCCCACCACCCTACTATCCCCCGGAGTATACCTGCAGCTCAGAAACAGATGCACAGAG CATCACCTACAATGGATCCATGGACAGCCCAGTGCCCTTGTACCCTACTGATTGTCCGCCTTCCTATGAGACTGTCATGGGGCTACGAGGAGACAGCCAG GCCACTCTCTTTGATCCTCAGCTTCATGATGGCTCCTGCATCTGTGAGCGAGTGGCTTCCATTGTAGATG TGTCCATGGACAGCGGGTCTCTGGTGCTGTCAGCCATCGGTGACCTCCCTGGGGGCTCCAGCCCTTCAGAGGATTCATGCCTGCTGGAGCTGCAGGGCTCGGTGCGCTCCGTGGACTATGTGCTCTTCCGTTCCATTCAGCGCAGCCGCGCAGGCTACTGCCTCAGCCTGGACTGTGGCCTGCGTGGCCCCTTCGAGGAGAGCCCCCTGCCACGGCGGCCCCCTCGTGCTGCCCGCTCCTATTCCTGCTCTGCCCCTGAGGCTCCCCCACCCCTGCTGGGTGCCCCCACAGCTGCTCGAAGCTGCCACCGGCTGGAGGGCTGGCCGCCCTGGGTGGGACCCTGCTTCCCAGAGCTGAGGCGGCGGGTCCCCCGGGGAGGCAGCCGGCCAGCAGCAGCCGCACCCACCAGAGCCTCCACTCGACGCTTCAGCGATAGCTCAGGTTCCCTCACCCCACCGGGGCACCGGCCTCCTCATCCGGCTCCCCCGCGACCGCTGCTCCTGCCTCGGTCCCACAGCGACCCAGGCATCACCACCTCCAGCAACACTG CTGACTTCAGGGACCTTTATACCAAAGTGCTGCAGGAAGAAGCTGCTTCCGTTTCCTCTGCAGATACAGGTCAGGGATGTGGCTGGTCCCTGGAAGGTGGGAGGCGTGGGCCACTGCCTGCCCTCTCTACCCCCACATTCCACCCACTTATACTCTTTCTTTCTGCAGGGCTTTGCTCTGAAGCCTGCCTCTTCCGCCTAGCCCCCTGCCCTTCCCCCAAGTTGCTACGTGCCCGCTCAGCCGAGAAACGGCGTCCTGTGCCCACCTTCCAGAAGGTCCCCCTGCCTTCGGGTCCTGCACCTGCCCACTCACTGGGGGACCTAAAGGGCAGCTGGCCAGGCCGGGGCCTGGTCACTCGTTTCCTCCAGATATCCAGGAAGTCTCCAGACACCCTTGGGAGTGGAACCCATGGGCATAAGCAG GTACCCCTGAGGCCGTGGGGCCAGCCAGGCCGAGAGAGCCTACACCTTCGAAGCTGTGGTGATCTGAGCTCTGGCTCCTCCCTGCGGCGCCTCCTGTCTGCCCGCCGGCTGGAGCGTGGTACCCGCCCCCACAGCCTCAGCCTCAATGGAGGCAGCCGGGAGACTGGGCTCTGA